The sequence TAATCGCCGAAGAAGGATTTGCGGAACTGCAAGCTGCCAACGATACGGTCCTTGATTTCGTAGTTGGAAGTCGCAGCCGCATCCGAGTTCGGATCGAAAACAGCCTTGTTCGACCAGTTCGAGATGGCGCGCGAGCTGGTCAGCGGATTGACTTCGGTGGCATTGGTGTAGGTGTAGTGCAGCGACCAGCCCCAGGTATCAAGCAAGGGTTTGTTGAGGCCAACCGTGAACTGTGCACTGCGACCCTTGTCCGTGTTTTTCATCAGGATCACACCATCACCCGCCCAGCCCGTCACATTTTCGTAGCCGGGAATGGTGTCGGCCAGATCTGCGACGCCAACGCTGCCATTGGCACGCGAGCGGTTCGAACTGCCGGGCGGGGCATAGACGTTGGCCGAATAGAAGGTCCGGCCATCGTTCTGCGAATCGACGTAGGTCGGCGCCCCCAGGTCAAGGCGTTCAAAATGCAGGCCCTTGTTGACCTTGGTGTACAGGAACTCTGCCGACGCAACGATACCGTGCCACGGCAGCTCGGTATCGAACGCCAGGTTGGTCTTCCATACCGACGGCTGCTCGAAGTCGCGGTCCATCAGGTTGACCATCATGCCGTATCCGCTGGCCGGATCAGGCTTGGGCATGTTGTTCACGTCATCCAGCACCACCGGCAGCCAGCCATCGGCCGTATTGCGGTCGTTGTAACCGATCAAGCCGAAACCGGTGTTCTGGTACGAGTTGCCCACCCACACGTTCGCTGCAGAACCCTGGAACAGACCAACACCACCGCGCAACTGGGTGGGGCGCTCACTGTCGAAGGTGTAATTGAAGCCGAAGCGCGGCTGGACCAGTACATCGTCCATCTTTGCACGGTTGTCGTAACCGAAATACTGCTGCACCAACTGGTTGTGCACCGGCACGTCATCCATGCTCGGCAGATCGGCGCGCAGGCCGAACATCAGCGTCAGGTTGTAATTCACCGCCCAGCTGTCCTGCACGAACAGGCCGGTATTGGCGTGCTTGTAACGCATTGCCACCGAGTCCAGGTCATTACCCGGAATCGGCGCATTGAGGTCATAGACCGAGTACTGGCCATTGCGGAACGCATCCAGTCCGGCAAACACATACGTGCCCCAGATGTTCTGGGCGTACAGGTTGTAGACGTCGTTGCGCTCCCAATCGAAGCCGAACTTCAGCGTATGGTCACCGACGTACCAGGTAGCCGCACCGAAGGCGTTGTCGGTAGTGGTGTTGATCTGGTTGCCATGACGGAACTCGTCCGTACCGAAGTTAAGGTACGGCGGGGCCACGCCCGTATCGCCAAAGGTGATGATGACCTGTGGCAAAGTCGAGTACACGCTGCTCAGCGAATCGTAGGTGCGGCGGCCGACCTTGAATTCGGTCGAGAAGTTGTCACTCCAATCACTGAACAACTGCACCACCGAGGTTTCGACGTTCTTGGTGATGTCATACCAACGGCTGTTCAGGCCCAGGCCCGGGCCACGGATGCCAACGTTGTGGCTGTTGTAATTCATGCTGTTGCTGGAGCCAGCCAGGTTAGGCTCGACCTGCTCAAGCTTGGAGAAGCGCGCCGACAGACGGTGATCTTCGTTGATGTTCCAGTCGATCTTGGCAGCGTACTCTTCGACTTCATTCTTGATGCTGGGGGGGGACTCCATGCTACCGATGTCCACGCCGTACTGGTCGCGGCCAATCTGCTGCGCTTCGGCGATCTGGGCCTCGGTGATGCCAACAATGGTGTTGGCACCGGAGCCGATCGGACCATAGGAAGAGCCCGCACGGTCGCGGCTGAACTTCTCGTAGTTTACGAAGAAGAACAGCTTGTCCTTGACGATCGGGCCACCGAAGGTCGCGCCATAGGTCTGCTCGTCGTTGAAGCCGTTGAAGTCGGCACCGGACACCGGATGCTTACCCCACCAGCCGCCATCACGGTAAGCGCCATACACCGAGCCATGGAACTCGTTGGTGCCGGACTTGGTCACCGCATCGATCACCGCGCCCGTGGCACCGGTGATGGTGGTGTCGTAGTTGGAGATGTCGACGTTGATCGCCTCAATGGCGTCCATCGACACCGGCTGGCGCATGGTCGGGAAGTTGTTCGACTCCAGGCCGAACGAATCGCTGGTGTTGATGCCGTCAATGCGAATGGCGTTATAGCGCGGGTTCTGACCGCCGACACTGAGCTCACCGCGCGATTTGTCGCTCTGGGCGATACGCGGATCCATCCGGACATAATCCTGGATGTTGCGGTTGGCCGAGGGCAGCGCCTCGATCTGCTGCTGCGAGAGGCTGGTACCAGCCCCCATCTTGTTGGCACTGAACACATCCGAACCACCGGCAATAGCCATGACCTGCACCGCTTCCAGGGTGGTAGCGGCGAGGTCACCACTCAGCGTCCCATTGATCGTATTGGCTTGGCTCAGGCTCAGGTAGACGCCCTCTTCGGTCTTGGTGCCTTCACCCGGCTTGGTGATGGTGATGGTGTACGGGCCACCCACGCGCAGGCCGCGGGCGTTGTAACGGCCGCTGGCATCGGTGGTGGCACGGCTCACGGTGCCCGACTCGACGTGGGTGATGGTGACTTCAGCACCGGTTACCGGCTGGCCGGCAGCGGAAACGACCTGACCGCCAACACCTGCGGAGGTGCTCTGGGCGATGGCGGGAGCGGTTGCCAGGGCAGCGATAAGGCCCAGGGCAAGTTTGGACATCCGGAAACCGGGGTGATTCATTGGGTAGCCTCGATACGAGTTGGCGATTGGAGAAAAACGCGATCCATCAGCCCCGGGTTCCACCGGGCGCCTGATCGGCTGAATCTGAGGTGCCTTTCCGCGCAGCAAGGCAGCCGCAGCGGTTAACAACAGGTTAACACGATAGGCCTCTTTTGTGACGGAATCGCAACAACTTTTTTGCGTTGCAACACCTCACAGAGAGGCCACTGCGGATCACATCGCAGCTGCGGGCGAGCGCAGGTAAGCACTTATTCCATCAAGGAACATCTGCACGGAGATGGCGACCAGCAGCATGCCCATCAGCCGCTCCAGTGCGGTCAGCGCACGGGCGCCAAGCAGGCGGTAAAGCAGGGGCGCGCAGAGCAGGATCGCCGCCGTCGCGCCCCATGCCAGCAGCAGGGCCATGCTCCAGTCGGCAAGCCGGGTCGGTTCGTTGCTGCCCATCAGCATCACCGCTGCCATTCCGGAGGGACCGGCGACCAACGGGATGGCCATCGGCACGATGAAGGGCTCGCCGTCCGGCAGCGCCCCCATCAGCCCTTCCGGTCGCGGGAAAATCATGCGGATGCCGATCAGGAACAGCACGATGCCGCCGGCGATGGCCACCGATTCCTGGCGCAGGTGCATCAACTCCAGCACGTACTTGCCGCCCCAGAGGAAGCCCATGAGGACGACCAACGCGATCAGCAGCTCGCGCACTAGCACGATCCGTTGGCGGTGTGCCGGTAGCGGCTTGAGCAGGCTGAGGAAGACCGGAATGTTGCCCAGCGGATCCAGGATCAGGAACAGGAGCAACGCGGCCGAAAGCACGGTCATGCCTGCAGCACCCTCACCTGGCCGCGATACGGCGCGCCGGCCGGCGACAGCAGTTCGACGCAGGCGTCGGCGTAGACGGCCGGCGAATCGGCAGCGCCATCCTCGTCCAGGCTGAAAGCCCGGGCCCGCAGGGCGGTTCGCATCGGCCCCGGCTGCAGACCACTGACCCGTACCGGGCTGTTTTCCAGTTCGTGGGCCAGCGAGGAAAGCAGGCCGCGCAGGCCGTGCTGGGCCGCGCCATACCCGCCCCAGTACGCCTGCGCCGTTCGCTGCGGATCATCCAGTGCGAATACCACGGCCGCGTCGTCCTGCCTGCGCAGCAGCGGCAGACAGGACTGGGTCAACCACGCGCGGGCAGTGAGGTTCACGTGGATGGCCCGGGCGAAGGCCGCCGGGTCGCCGAGCTCGAACGGAGTCAGGCCGGCAAAGTCGGCCGCGCAATGCAGCAGACCGTCCAGTCGCCCGAGCTCCGACTCCAGTCGCTGCGCCAGCTCCTGGTAATCGTCGGGAGTGGCGCCCTCCAGGTCCATCGGATAGAGCAAGGGCTCGATCCCGGCCTGGGCCACCGCGTCATAGACGCGATTGAGGCGCGCAGGCTTGCGACCCAGCAGAACCACGGTAGCCCCGGCCGCCGAACAGGCGGTCGCGGCGGCGCTGCCCAGACCACCTCCGGCGCCGGCGACCAGCACCACCCGGCCGGCCAACGCGCCGGCATGCGGCTGGAGCATGGCGCTCACTGCTGGCCGGCCTCGGCCACGATGCGCTTGAGCTCGCCGGATTCGAACAGCTCCATGATGATGTCGCAACCGCCGATCAGCTCGCCATTGATAAAGAACTGCGGGAACGTCGGCCAGTTGGAGTAACGCGGCAGGTTGGCCCGGATTTCCGGATCCTCCAGTACGTTGATCGTGCGCAGGTGCTCGGCGCCCGCGGCCATCAAGGCCTGCACGGCGCGACTGGAATACCCGCACATCGGGTATTGGGGAGTGCCCTTCATGAACAGGACGAGGGGATGCTGGTCGACCTCGGCCTGGATGTTTCCCATCGGCATTTGCTACCTCCCGGAGAAAGCGAGAGAACCCACCGTCCTGGTCGGATAGACTCCCGTAGCCGGTCATTGTAAGCCACCTCCCGACCGCGCGCCTTCAAAGCACCTCATTCCCGATGCCTGTCGAACTGCCCGATCTCCCGTTCCTGCCTAGTTCCCTGCAACCCCACCTGTCCGCCGAGGCCGTGAACCGGCGCCAAACCATCCATCGCGCCTACGTCGAGCAGGTCAATGCGAGCATCGCCGGGACCGATCTGGAGCACGCCGGACTGGAAGAGATCCTCAGGCAGGCGCAGGGGAAGTTGTTCGAGGCCGCCGCCCAGGCCTGGAACCTTGGATTCCAGTGGCAATGCCTGACCTCGCCACGGGCCGGCGTGGAGCCCGGGGATGCGCTGGGCCAACTCATCACGCGCCACTTCGGCGACAGCAACCGCCTGCGTGAGGAATTCAACCGGATCGCACAGTCCACCGACGCACCGGGATGGGCATGGCTGGTGCAGCACCCGGACGGGACGCTCGGAGTCGTACGCTCGCTGCATGCGGCCACGCCGCTGACCGGCCCGGGCAACCCGCTGCTGGCCTGCGACCTGTGGGAACACGCCTACCAGACCGACTACCAGCAGGACCGCACGCGTTATCTCGACGGCTTCTGGAAGCTGGTCAACTGGACGTTCGTGGCCTCGCTACTGCGCTGACCGCACGGCCGGCGCAGTACGACCGGGCGTCGATCAGCCGGCAGATCCGTCGCGCAGCAGCGCGACGACCGGCCCCACCTGCGACTGGCGACCCAGCGCCTGTCCGACCTGCTCCAGCGCCTGGGCCAGTGCCTGCGGTGAATCCTCGCGCAGCGTGGCGTGGCCGACCTTGCGGCCATCACGCGGCTGCTTGCCGTAGTCGTGCCAGTGACCGCCGGCCTGCGACAGCACGGCACTCGCCTCGGGCATCGCCCCCAGCCAATTGAGCATGCAGGCATGCCCGATCATGCGGGTGTCGCCCAGCGGCAGGCCCAGCACCGCGCGCAGGTGGTTCTGGAACTGCGAGGTCTCGGCGCCCTCGCTGGTCCAGTGGCCGGAATTGTGTACGCGCGGAGCCATTTCGTTGGCCAGCAGCTCGCCATCGCGGCAGAACAGTTCCAGCGCGAACACGCCGACGTAGTCCAGGCGCTCGGCCAGGCGACGGGCATGGCCGATGGCCGCCTCGTGCTGGGCCGGGGTCACCTGCGCCGGCGCCAGGCTCGCCGACAGCACGCCGTCGACATGCCAGTTCCGGGTCAGCGGAAAGGCGCGGAACTCACCATCGCGAGCACGCACGGCGACCACGCTGAGTTCGCGCTCGAAGGCGACGAAGCCTTCCAGGATCAGGCCGGTGCGTTCTACCTGCCCACCCAGCTCGGCCCACGCGGGATCCACGTCCGCGGCCCCGCGGATACGGAACTGGCCCTTGCCGTCGTAGCCCAGGCGGCGGGTCTTGAGGATGCACGGCGTGCCGAACTCGGCCACACGCGCCGCCAGTTCCTCGCGACTGCGGATGTCGGCAAACGGCGGCAGCGGGATGCCCAGCTCCTGGAACAGGGTCTTCTCGCTGAGCCGGTCCTGCGCCACCGCCAGCGCGTCCGGATTGGGAAATACCGGACGCCGCTGCGCCAGCCACTGGGCACTGCCGGCCGGCACGTTCTCGAAATCGAAGGTGATGACATCGACCCTGTCGGCGAACTCCGCCAGTGCCTGCTGGTCATCGAAGGCACCGACCTGCAGCGGCGCGACCTGGCCTGCACAGGCGTCGGCGGCCGGATCGAACACCACGAAACGCAGGCCCAGCGGTGCGCCCGCCAGCACCATCATGCGGGCCAGCTGCCCGCCACCGAGGATGCCGACCGTGGTCATTTGCGCGGGTCGTCGCTGGCCATGACGCCCTCGGTCTGGCGCTGGCGGAACTGCGCCAAGGCCTGACCGATGGCCGGGTGATCCACCGCCAGCATCGCGGCGGCGAACAGGCCGGCGTTGGCGGCACCGGCGTTGCCGATGGCAAAGGTCGCCACCGGGATGCCGGCCGGCATCTGCACGATCGACAGCAGCGAATCCATGCCGTTGAGCGCCTTGGACTGCACCGGCACGCCCAGCACTGGCACCGCGGTCTTGGCGGCCAGCATGCCCGGCAGGTGCGCTGCGCCGCCGGCGCCGGCGATGATCGCGCGCAGCCCGCGCTGTCCGGCCTGTTCGGCGTACTGGAACAGCACGTCCGGCGTGCGGTGCGCGGACACCACCTTGACCTCGTACGGAACACCCAGCGCGTCGAGCTTCTGGGCTGCGTTCTGCATGGTCTCCCAGTCGGAGCGGGAGCCCATCACGATGCCGACAAGCGGCGCGGATTGGTTGGGGTTCATTGGCCGTCGCCTAGCTCAAAGACGTATTCTAGCCGCCTTCCCAGCAAGACCAAGACCCGATGGATCGCAAACTGCTCGACCTGCTGTGCTCGCCCGACACCCGCCAGCCCCTGTCGCTCCTGGACGCGCGTGGCCTGGAGGCCCTCAACCAGGCCATCGCCACCGGCAGCGTGACCAGGGCCGACGGCAGCGCGCAGACCCAGCCGCTGCGCGAGGCGCTGGTCACCCGCGACCGCAAGCAGGTGTTCCGCGTGGACGACGGCATCCCGGTGCTGCTGGCCGAAGAGGCCATCGCCACCGCGCAGATCGCCGACTTCCCCGCGGCGTGATGTCGCCCCGTCCGCTGCCCGCGGTGGACCCGGCCCAGGTCGAGGCCGACGTGGCCCGCGCTCTGGCCGAGGACATCGGCACGGGCGATGTCACCGCCGCCCTGCTGCCCGACCTGGCCGACATCGCCTACCTGCTGTGCAAGCAGGACGCGGTCATTGCCGGCCGCCCCTGGTTCGATGCCACCCATCGCGCGCTCGACCCGCAGGTCCGCATCGACTGGC is a genomic window of Stenotrophomonas sp. Marseille-Q4652 containing:
- the purE gene encoding 5-(carboxyamino)imidazole ribonucleotide mutase; this encodes MNPNQSAPLVGIVMGSRSDWETMQNAAQKLDALGVPYEVKVVSAHRTPDVLFQYAEQAGQRGLRAIIAGAGGAAHLPGMLAAKTAVPVLGVPVQSKALNGMDSLLSIVQMPAGIPVATFAIGNAGAANAGLFAAAMLAVDHPAIGQALAQFRQRQTEGVMASDDPRK
- a CDS encoding 5-(carboxyamino)imidazole ribonucleotide synthase, with the translated sequence MTTVGILGGGQLARMMVLAGAPLGLRFVVFDPAADACAGQVAPLQVGAFDDQQALAEFADRVDVITFDFENVPAGSAQWLAQRRPVFPNPDALAVAQDRLSEKTLFQELGIPLPPFADIRSREELAARVAEFGTPCILKTRRLGYDGKGQFRIRGAADVDPAWAELGGQVERTGLILEGFVAFERELSVVAVRARDGEFRAFPLTRNWHVDGVLSASLAPAQVTPAQHEAAIGHARRLAERLDYVGVFALELFCRDGELLANEMAPRVHNSGHWTSEGAETSQFQNHLRAVLGLPLGDTRMIGHACMLNWLGAMPEASAVLSQAGGHWHDYGKQPRDGRKVGHATLREDSPQALAQALEQVGQALGRQSQVGPVVALLRDGSAG
- a CDS encoding Trm112 family protein, with product MDRKLLDLLCSPDTRQPLSLLDARGLEALNQAIATGSVTRADGSAQTQPLREALVTRDRKQVFRVDDGIPVLLAEEAIATAQIADFPAA
- a CDS encoding SDR family NAD(P)-dependent oxidoreductase — protein: MLQPHAGALAGRVVLVAGAGGGLGSAAATACSAAGATVVLLGRKPARLNRVYDAVAQAGIEPLLYPMDLEGATPDDYQELAQRLESELGRLDGLLHCAADFAGLTPFELGDPAAFARAIHVNLTARAWLTQSCLPLLRRQDDAAVVFALDDPQRTAQAYWGGYGAAQHGLRGLLSSLAHELENSPVRVSGLQPGPMRTALRARAFSLDEDGAADSPAVYADACVELLSPAGAPYRGQVRVLQA
- a CDS encoding Fe-Mn family superoxide dismutase translates to MPVELPDLPFLPSSLQPHLSAEAVNRRQTIHRAYVEQVNASIAGTDLEHAGLEEILRQAQGKLFEAAAQAWNLGFQWQCLTSPRAGVEPGDALGQLITRHFGDSNRLREEFNRIAQSTDAPGWAWLVQHPDGTLGVVRSLHAATPLTGPGNPLLACDLWEHAYQTDYQQDRTRYLDGFWKLVNWTFVASLLR
- a CDS encoding carboxypeptidase regulatory-like domain-containing protein — protein: MLRGKAPQIQPIRRPVEPGADGSRFSPIANSYRGYPMNHPGFRMSKLALGLIAALATAPAIAQSTSAGVGGQVVSAAGQPVTGAEVTITHVESGTVSRATTDASGRYNARGLRVGGPYTITITKPGEGTKTEEGVYLSLSQANTINGTLSGDLAATTLEAVQVMAIAGGSDVFSANKMGAGTSLSQQQIEALPSANRNIQDYVRMDPRIAQSDKSRGELSVGGQNPRYNAIRIDGINTSDSFGLESNNFPTMRQPVSMDAIEAINVDISNYDTTITGATGAVIDAVTKSGTNEFHGSVYGAYRDGGWWGKHPVSGADFNGFNDEQTYGATFGGPIVKDKLFFFVNYEKFSRDRAGSSYGPIGSGANTIVGITEAQIAEAQQIGRDQYGVDIGSMESPPSIKNEVEEYAAKIDWNINEDHRLSARFSKLEQVEPNLAGSSNSMNYNSHNVGIRGPGLGLNSRWYDITKNVETSVVQLFSDWSDNFSTEFKVGRRTYDSLSSVYSTLPQVIITFGDTGVAPPYLNFGTDEFRHGNQINTTTDNAFGAATWYVGDHTLKFGFDWERNDVYNLYAQNIWGTYVFAGLDAFRNGQYSVYDLNAPIPGNDLDSVAMRYKHANTGLFVQDSWAVNYNLTLMFGLRADLPSMDDVPVHNQLVQQYFGYDNRAKMDDVLVQPRFGFNYTFDSERPTQLRGGVGLFQGSAANVWVGNSYQNTGFGLIGYNDRNTADGWLPVVLDDVNNMPKPDPASGYGMMVNLMDRDFEQPSVWKTNLAFDTELPWHGIVASAEFLYTKVNKGLHFERLDLGAPTYVDSQNDGRTFYSANVYAPPGSSNRSRANGSVGVADLADTIPGYENVTGWAGDGVILMKNTDKGRSAQFTVGLNKPLLDTWGWSLHYTYTNATEVNPLTSSRAISNWSNKAVFDPNSDAAATSNYEIKDRIVGSLQFRKSFFGDYATTISTFYEGRSGAPHSWRFANDMNGDGYTNDLLYIPGGAGEVLFTGGAEMEAAFFEWVNANGLAGYKGGVVERNGLRNSWVNQFDLRISQELPAFFKGHKSEIWLDVMNVGNLINKDWGRIQYNSAYGDRVAVDFQGVDQATGKYIYNFDPSRVTKEAWTDWESRWSLQLGFRYKF
- a CDS encoding YhgN family NAAT transporter, which gives rise to MTVLSAALLLFLILDPLGNIPVFLSLLKPLPAHRQRIVLVRELLIALVVLMGFLWGGKYVLELMHLRQESVAIAGGIVLFLIGIRMIFPRPEGLMGALPDGEPFIVPMAIPLVAGPSGMAAVMLMGSNEPTRLADWSMALLLAWGATAAILLCAPLLYRLLGARALTALERLMGMLLVAISVQMFLDGISAYLRSPAAAM
- the grxD gene encoding Grx4 family monothiol glutaredoxin, encoding MPMGNIQAEVDQHPLVLFMKGTPQYPMCGYSSRAVQALMAAGAEHLRTINVLEDPEIRANLPRYSNWPTFPQFFINGELIGGCDIIMELFESGELKRIVAEAGQQ